The genomic stretch ACAACTTTACGCATTGTTTTAACATAATAAACAAAGCCTTAATTAACCCAAAAAAAGTTAATTAAGGCTTTTTTAATGAAATTAAAAAAAACCAATAAATAGAAACATAAGCATTTTATTGGAAAGAAAAATTTTTTTCATGTATTATATGTTTGTGTAAAAAATATTTTCCGAATAGATAGTTGGAATGAATTATTTGAACTAACATTAGCTAGCTCTAAATAAAAATTAAAGATCGTTTGAAAATATATTTTTTATTATCAATCATTTAAAAGTTCGACTAAAAGGGGGGTTAATTAATGGATTCTATGTCATTTGTATTGTTCGGAGCCACTGGTGATTTAGCAAAACGAAAAATCTTCCCTGCATTATATAATTTATATATTGATGACAAGATGCCCGATGCTTTTTCAATCATCGGAATCGGGAGAAAAGATTTTTCACATGACGAATTTCAGAATCAAGTAAAAGAATCACTAATTACTTTTTCAAGACGTTCTATAGAAGACCAAAAGATGGTCCAAGAATTTCTAGATTCAATTCGTTATCAAAAATTGGATATCACGAACAAAGAAGGATTCGTTGAATTATTAGATTTAGTCAAAGAAAGAGAAATGGAATTAAACATTCCTGAAAACAGATTATTTTATTTATCAGTAGCACCTGAATTTTTTGATGTAATTGCATCAAATATTAAAGAAAGCGGACTTGGCACAACAAATGGATGGAAACGTCTAATCATTGAAAAGCCATTCGGACGTGATTTAAAAACAGCTAGAGAATTAAATGAAAAACTAAGCAAATCTTTTAAAGAAGAAGAAGTTTATAGAATTGATCATTACCTTGGTAAGCCAATGGTTCAAAATCTAGAAGCACTTGAATTTGCTAATCCGGTTTTACAAGCATTATGGAATAATCAATATATCGCAAATGTTCAAATTACTGCTAGTGAAACTGTCGGAGTAGAAGAACGAGCGGGTTATTATGATAAATCCGGAGCGATTCGAGATATGTTCCAAAATCATATGTTACAAATGTTAATGATGTCAGCTATGCATCTTACAAATCAAAATACTGCAAGTGATGTGAGAGCTGAGAAGAAAAAAGTACTTGAATCACTTCGTCCTTTATTAAAAGAAGAAGTAGCTTCTCACGTAGTCCGTGGACAGTATGGTTCTGGTGAACTTAATGGTAAAAAAGTCGTAGCTTATAAACAGGAACCAGGTATTGAGTTCTCTTCACAAAATGATACTTTTGTAGCAGCTAGAGTATTAATTGAAAATGATTTTTGGAAGGGAATACCATTCTATATCCGTACTGGTAAAAGAATGAAAGAAAAATCAACACGAATCGTTTTTGAATTTAAAAGTCCGATTCAAAACCTTACTAAAAAGAACAGTTCGAACAATGGGCCAAATTTATTAGTAATTGAAATTAACCCAAATGAAAGAGTTTCATTCTACTTAAATAGTAAAAACGTTGAAGGGAATATCGAACCTGTACAAGCTGAGTATTTTGCTAATAAGGAAGCTCATCCTGAAGCGTATGAATTATTAGTAAATGATGCGTTACGAGGAGATTCGAAATTCTTTGCTCATTGGAATGAAGTAGAATTATCATGGCAATGGGTTCAACCAATTTTAGAAGCATTTGAAGAGAATTTAGTTCCACTTCAATCTTATAAAGCTGGGTCATTTGGTCCAACAGCTGCAGAAGAATTATTAGCAGAAGATGGATTTAAATGGTGGTTAGATACAGATTTTATTGAAAAACAAGACAAAGATTCAGACCTAAAAAGGAGCATATAAACGATGAATTCGATTTCTACATTATCAATTAATACAATCCGTACCCTTTCTATTGATGCGATAAATCAAGCCAATTCTGGTCACCCTGGTTTACCAATGGGTGCCGCACCAATGGCATATGCATTATGGGCTGAGCATTTAAAGCATAACCCAAAAAGTTCAAAATGGTTTGACCGTGACCGCTTTGTTTTATCAGCTGGCCATGGCTCAAGTATGTTATATAGCTTACTACATCTTGCAGGTTACGATGTTTCAATCGAAGACCTTAAAGATTTCCGTAAATTAAATAGTAAAACACCTGGTCATCCTGAATTTGGCCACACTGATGGCGTTGAAGCTACAACTGGTCCACTTGGACAAGGGATTGCTACTGCAGTTGGTATGGCAATGGCTGAAGCACATTTAGCAGGTAAATTTAACAAAACTGATCTTTCTATTATCGATCACTTTACTTATGCATTAGTTGGTGATGGTGATTTAATGGAAGGTGTTGCATACGAAGCTATGTCACTTGCAGGTCATATGAAACTTGGAAAGTTAGTAGTTCTATATGATTCAAACGATATTTCATTAGATGGTACATTAAACCTTTCTTATTCAGAAGATATGAAAAAGAGAGCTGAATCATTTAACTGGCAATATTTAAGAGTAGAAGATGGTAATGATCATGTTGAAATTTCAAAAGCAATCGAACTTGCTAAACAAAACACTGATCAACCAACTATTATTGAAGTTAGAACGATTATCGGATACGGAAGTCCTAAAGTGGCTGGTACAAATAAAGCCCATGGTAATCCATTAGGTCTTGAAGAAGCGAAAGAAACGAAGAAAGTCTACGCTTGGAACTACGAAGAAGATTTCTTTGTACCAGAAGAAGTTAAGTTACATTTTAAAGAAATCCAAGAAAAAGGTAGTGAAAAAGAAGCAGAGTGGAAGCAATTATTTAATGCATATCGCGAAGCTTACCCAGAATTAGCAGCTCAGCTTGAAAAAGCAATTAAAGGAGATGTTTTAATCGAAGCAGAAGATTTATTAACTTTTGATGAAAATAAAACAATTTCTACTCGAGTTGCAAGTGGTGAAGCGATTAATCATTACATTAAATCAGTTCCAGAAATTTTCGGAGGAAGCGCAGATTTATCTCATTCAACAATGACAGATATTAAAGATGAAAGTAAATTTGCAGTAGAATCTTATGCTGGACGTAATGTTTATTTCGGAGTACGCGAGCATGCAATGGGTGCAGCAGCAAATGGTATGGCATTACATGGTGGAGTTAAACCTTTCGTAAGTACATTCTTTGTATTTAATGATTATTTACGTCCTTCGATTCGTTTAGCAGCAATACAAAAATTACCAGTAACTTATGTGTTTACACATGACTCAATCGCTGTTGGTGAAGATGGACCTACACATGAACCAGTTGAACATTTAGCAGCTTTACGTGCAATTCCTGGTTTAACAGTAATTCGT from Arthrobacter citreus encodes the following:
- a CDS encoding glucose-6-phosphate dehydrogenase codes for the protein MDSMSFVLFGATGDLAKRKIFPALYNLYIDDKMPDAFSIIGIGRKDFSHDEFQNQVKESLITFSRRSIEDQKMVQEFLDSIRYQKLDITNKEGFVELLDLVKEREMELNIPENRLFYLSVAPEFFDVIASNIKESGLGTTNGWKRLIIEKPFGRDLKTARELNEKLSKSFKEEEVYRIDHYLGKPMVQNLEALEFANPVLQALWNNQYIANVQITASETVGVEERAGYYDKSGAIRDMFQNHMLQMLMMSAMHLTNQNTASDVRAEKKKVLESLRPLLKEEVASHVVRGQYGSGELNGKKVVAYKQEPGIEFSSQNDTFVAARVLIENDFWKGIPFYIRTGKRMKEKSTRIVFEFKSPIQNLTKKNSSNNGPNLLVIEINPNERVSFYLNSKNVEGNIEPVQAEYFANKEAHPEAYELLVNDALRGDSKFFAHWNEVELSWQWVQPILEAFEENLVPLQSYKAGSFGPTAAEELLAEDGFKWWLDTDFIEKQDKDSDLKRSI
- the tkt gene encoding transketolase; the encoded protein is MNSISTLSINTIRTLSIDAINQANSGHPGLPMGAAPMAYALWAEHLKHNPKSSKWFDRDRFVLSAGHGSSMLYSLLHLAGYDVSIEDLKDFRKLNSKTPGHPEFGHTDGVEATTGPLGQGIATAVGMAMAEAHLAGKFNKTDLSIIDHFTYALVGDGDLMEGVAYEAMSLAGHMKLGKLVVLYDSNDISLDGTLNLSYSEDMKKRAESFNWQYLRVEDGNDHVEISKAIELAKQNTDQPTIIEVRTIIGYGSPKVAGTNKAHGNPLGLEEAKETKKVYAWNYEEDFFVPEEVKLHFKEIQEKGSEKEAEWKQLFNAYREAYPELAAQLEKAIKGDVLIEAEDLLTFDENKTISTRVASGEAINHYIKSVPEIFGGSADLSHSTMTDIKDESKFAVESYAGRNVYFGVREHAMGAAANGMALHGGVKPFVSTFFVFNDYLRPSIRLAAIQKLPVTYVFTHDSIAVGEDGPTHEPVEHLAALRAIPGLTVIRPSDANETANAWAYALQNSEGPIALVLSRQNLPVYEETARKLDHLTNGGYVLTETNDQPDLILIATGSEVSLAVNSKKELEKENVSVRVVAMPSWELFDKQSDDYKESVLPSTILNRVSIEMGISLGWERYIGFKGKKISIETFGASGTGNEVMALFGFSTENVVNVSKSLLNS